From the genome of Pseudomonas yamanorum, one region includes:
- the scpB gene encoding SMC-Scp complex subunit ScpB codes for MNLTEPRELAPLLEAFLLASGKPQSLERLFELFEEAERPEPPVFKKALEILRKSCDGRAFELREVASGYRLQIREKFSPWVGRLWEERPQRYSRAMLETMALIAYRQPITRGEIEDVRGVAVNSHIVKTLLEREWIRIVGYRDVPGKPAMFATTKVFLDHFNLKNLDDLPPLAELREMEPDPVLDFDDAPVPASLQELADASAEPEEPKDETSFHTLLLELDDMEQGIKTDFDDLLRDGAVGEGEPEPALQLNVEVELPVEVEDETEPEHEEDILGVAEARAKLLAAVAALEQPPLSDEEDEARALAEAIENERRQFED; via the coding sequence ATGAATCTGACTGAACCCCGCGAACTGGCCCCGCTGCTGGAGGCCTTTCTCCTGGCCTCGGGCAAGCCGCAATCCCTGGAACGCCTGTTCGAACTGTTTGAAGAAGCCGAGCGCCCTGAGCCGCCGGTGTTCAAGAAGGCGTTGGAGATTCTGCGCAAGTCCTGCGACGGCCGTGCCTTTGAGCTGCGGGAGGTGGCTTCCGGTTATCGCCTGCAAATCCGCGAGAAGTTTTCGCCGTGGGTGGGCCGCCTCTGGGAAGAGCGCCCGCAACGTTATTCCCGGGCGATGCTGGAAACCATGGCGCTGATCGCCTATCGCCAGCCGATCACCCGGGGCGAGATCGAGGACGTGCGGGGCGTGGCGGTTAACAGCCATATCGTCAAGACGCTGCTGGAGCGGGAGTGGATTCGGATCGTTGGTTATCGGGATGTGCCCGGCAAGCCGGCGATGTTTGCTACCACCAAGGTGTTCCTCGACCACTTCAACCTGAAAAACCTCGACGACTTGCCGCCGCTGGCCGAGCTGCGGGAGATGGAGCCGGACCCGGTCCTGGATTTCGACGACGCACCGGTGCCGGCCAGTTTGCAAGAGCTGGCCGACGCCAGCGCCGAGCCGGAAGAGCCGAAGGACGAAACCAGTTTCCATACGCTGTTGCTGGAACTGGATGACATGGAGCAGGGCATCAAGACCGACTTCGACGACTTGCTGCGTGATGGCGCGGTGGGTGAGGGTGAGCCGGAGCCTGCGCTGCAACTGAACGTTGAGGTTGAGCTGCCAGTCGAAGTTGAAGATGAGACCGAGCCTGAACACGAGGAGGACATCCTTGGCGTCGCCGAAGCCCGTGCCAAACTCCTGGCCGCCGTAGCTGCGCTCGAACAACCGCCGCTGAGCGACGAAGAAGACGAAGCCCGCGCCCTGGCCGAAGCCATCGAAAACGAACGCCGCCAATTCGAAGACTGA
- a CDS encoding M29 family metallopeptidase, whose translation MDKARAVEHFLYYLAHHPALTGLHRPTILLGHTERYDAIAHSITQGSAARFDFQVQRLDQAPSEALAKAIEACDLYMFLYDSSTLPNPRAEGPDFIRALQGVMAEHWKKSLLLKDYGDYFYDTFSVAPQRIADLNATLIRRMSQASVLSFTDQHGSRLEAPMSSIKKWTNINGVGNHDLAPGEIATHSEAINGQVRFVGTFLSTIPFARKYGVLQSPLELWIENSTICTVASEVPGLADDFNKYLNANPSNRRVEELGIGTNEGVKDLYARNAGFEERHCGLHLGLGGGQKGSHHLDLIFASGVLALDDKPVFDGAFMF comes from the coding sequence ATGGACAAGGCCCGCGCCGTCGAACATTTTCTCTATTACCTCGCCCATCACCCGGCCCTCACCGGCCTGCACCGCCCCACCATTCTGCTCGGCCATACCGAACGCTACGACGCCATCGCCCACTCGATCACCCAAGGCAGCGCCGCCCGTTTCGACTTCCAGGTACAACGCCTGGACCAGGCCCCCAGCGAAGCGCTGGCCAAGGCCATCGAAGCCTGCGACCTGTACATGTTTCTCTACGATTCCTCGACCTTGCCCAACCCACGTGCCGAGGGCCCGGACTTTATCCGTGCGCTGCAAGGCGTGATGGCCGAGCACTGGAAAAAATCCCTGCTGCTCAAGGACTACGGCGACTATTTCTACGACACCTTCAGCGTCGCCCCACAGCGGATTGCCGACCTCAACGCCACGTTGATCCGGCGCATGTCCCAGGCCAGCGTGCTGAGCTTCACCGACCAGCATGGCTCGCGCCTTGAAGCGCCCATGAGCAGCATCAAGAAGTGGACCAATATCAACGGCGTCGGCAACCACGACCTGGCGCCCGGCGAGATCGCGACCCACAGCGAGGCCATCAATGGCCAGGTGCGGTTTGTAGGCACCTTTCTCAGCACCATTCCCTTTGCGCGCAAATACGGCGTGCTGCAATCGCCGCTGGAATTGTGGATCGAGAACTCGACCATCTGCACCGTGGCCAGCGAAGTGCCGGGGTTGGCAGATGACTTCAACAAATACCTGAATGCCAACCCGTCCAATCGCCGGGTGGAAGAACTGGGTATTGGCACCAATGAAGGTGTGAAGGATTTGTATGCGCGCAATGCAGGCTTTGAAGAGCGCCATTGCGGGCTGCACCTGGGCTTGGGTGGCGGGCAGAAAGGCAGCCACCATCTGGACCTGATCTTCGCCAGTGGCGTGTTGGCCCTCGACGATAAACCCGTGTTCGATGGGGCGTTCATGTTCTGA
- a CDS encoding DUF1289 domain-containing protein produces the protein MSSTKDPCISICKFTDDICVGCGRSKREIRAWKKLDKVEKRTVLAEAELRLLALGATGRRKGK, from the coding sequence ATGAGCTCCACCAAAGACCCCTGCATCAGCATCTGCAAATTCACCGACGACATCTGCGTGGGCTGCGGCCGCAGCAAGCGCGAGATCCGTGCCTGGAAGAAACTCGACAAGGTCGAAAAGCGCACGGTACTCGCCGAAGCTGAACTGCGCCTGCTGGCGCTAGGTGCCACCGGTCGGCGGAAAGGCAAATGA
- the rluB gene encoding 23S rRNA pseudouridine(2605) synthase RluB produces the protein MSDQDQKDSQEIGPAGEKLQKVLARIGVGSRRDVEAWITQKRIKVNGVEATLGQRVDLHDAITIDGKVIKREEAAESVRRVIMYNKPDGEICTRDDPEGRPTVFDKMPRPKEGRWINIGRLDINTTGLLMFTTDGELANRLMHPSYEMDREYAVRVRGEVDDEMIERLKAGVVLEDGPAKFTDIKQAPGGEGFNHWYHCVVMEGRNREVRRLWESQGLVVSRLKRVRFGPVFLNSDLPMGRWREMSQYEVDILSAEVGLTPVAMPQMNAKSKDKLERMQRKSSRPVARTDRVARTLRPALDAPATGGRISREPHIEGERRPSAPARQDGERAPRAPRPAGRGGDAPTGGRGNRGESGRGAPAAGRPDDSASTKRPAKPSPKKRPGLKLVDDASSGKRRGAPAGSGQRPGFGRKKPQ, from the coding sequence ATGAGTGACCAAGACCAGAAAGACAGCCAGGAAATCGGCCCCGCAGGTGAAAAACTGCAGAAAGTCCTCGCCCGTATCGGCGTAGGCTCGCGCCGCGACGTGGAAGCCTGGATCACCCAGAAGCGCATCAAGGTCAACGGCGTTGAAGCCACTCTTGGCCAGCGCGTCGACCTGCACGATGCCATCACCATTGATGGCAAGGTCATCAAGCGTGAAGAGGCCGCCGAATCGGTGCGCCGCGTCATCATGTACAACAAGCCTGATGGCGAAATCTGCACCCGTGACGACCCGGAAGGCCGTCCAACCGTATTCGACAAGATGCCGCGCCCTAAAGAAGGCCGCTGGATCAACATCGGTCGTCTCGACATCAACACCACCGGCTTGCTGATGTTCACCACCGACGGTGAACTGGCCAACCGCCTGATGCACCCTTCCTACGAGATGGACCGTGAATACGCGGTGCGTGTACGTGGCGAAGTCGATGACGAAATGATCGAGCGTCTGAAAGCCGGCGTCGTGCTGGAAGACGGCCCGGCCAAGTTCACCGACATCAAGCAGGCTCCAGGCGGCGAAGGCTTCAACCATTGGTACCACTGCGTGGTGATGGAAGGCCGTAACCGTGAAGTACGTCGCCTGTGGGAATCCCAGGGCCTGGTGGTCAGCCGCCTGAAGCGCGTGCGTTTCGGCCCGGTGTTCCTCAACTCCGACCTGCCGATGGGCCGCTGGCGCGAAATGAGCCAGTACGAAGTCGACATCCTGAGTGCCGAAGTCGGCCTGACGCCGGTGGCCATGCCGCAGATGAACGCCAAGAGCAAAGACAAGCTCGAGCGTATGCAGCGTAAATCGTCGCGTCCGGTGGCACGCACCGACCGTGTTGCCCGCACCCTGCGCCCTGCGCTGGATGCACCGGCCACTGGCGGTCGTATCTCCCGCGAGCCGCATATCGAAGGCGAGCGTCGTCCTTCGGCACCGGCCCGTCAGGATGGCGAACGTGCGCCGCGCGCTCCGCGTCCAGCCGGTCGTGGCGGTGATGCCCCAACGGGCGGTCGCGGTAACCGGGGCGAGTCTGGCCGTGGTGCTCCGGCTGCGGGCCGTCCCGACGACAGCGCCAGCACCAAACGCCCAGCCAAGCCATCGCCGAAAAAGCGCCCGGGCTTGAAACTGGTCGATGACGCGTCATCGGGCAAGCGTCGTGGTGCACCGGCCGGTTCCGGCCAGCGTCCAGGTTTTGGTCGCAAGAAGCCGCAGTGA